In the Engystomops pustulosus chromosome 2, aEngPut4.maternal, whole genome shotgun sequence genome, one interval contains:
- the NCKAP5L gene encoding nck-associated protein 5-like isoform X4 — translation MTSEVEEEIRLLGGGVSEPLVIQELLERLRELEAENTALAQANETQRETYERCLDEVANHVVQALLNQKDLREECIKLKKRVFDLERQNRTLNDLFHQKLQRSSGSSPELHPLQALSDSQGGDLDRISVSLPLGQCGLQREEKQRSGRAQSSCRSLDAMSPFLRKKAQILEVLRRLEATGSQSGSSCTTPPVFLGGISSASGNGFRVRPDQGVDYVNGEGLTPSEHGGDEPWASCLLLAQSGWEELLKWKPIQREPPAGSPGEGGGEHLGLASGEDAQQSLRQAEGSSSSSDDDIGDPPPPSEIRQRLPLTDLTKGLAPCMCSRGAVDKKGPIEGYSDGTGFSRSHTGHLHSLTCYSRSLRDMVESQHVPVTPPAVTERADSLSSSPGKQSLSENASDGPSSSSCPPSPGASVSLPRDATVFSNKNAVQEQQEVCPEPLSVVPSPPCSDPQDALIPSSEPRTPHIPSPAKFLKFLKLPGSGDKLQNPNSLRLSPQLTQTSKIPCRSNNYEVFPSPRLGRKAAEEISGSETDNPPSPSELINSDANRQGQTERSNNLLNRPGIQCYAKKSHDYENVPAKNSVLPTPNQNEDSELSPKLVGEVCSSPPGPCVLSQVDSSDDHNGQINTPFIRKHITSRKAPEAAGHLPFKERIVKIRGSDNQQTELTGTDENRTIPDGPDLRPSMKRSLGVSSLRTPEPGSTESYPPRYHGQKSDSARTRQPVPGSPHGPRNTSRAPPVPSKSPRSPHGSPTKLPAKSPSKATAKPLVSRPLSEELRPSPRQPNLPNDEKQRMQSTGAGKKSNTCPDYSCPRSPGTQGTENLPLSALHSAIEEKVMKGIKENMLRLQEQHRAPAPDPKQRNSSGIASWFGLKKSKLPALSRRPETARVKEEKRERTASGSPRTRDAKGESLNISMLMEKAEDLRKALQEERAYINGLSLDKNRTAMSVDQTRETSRPLTADNFMQQLLNRVDGKDPPADGRLEGKTPLRDFPRLSPENKEARPFRSPRNGMVAHVQRCEQKSMDQNREVVLPPDERISESITSQHFAACDSLTRTLDSGIGTFPPPDYCGGTPNKNTPKLKSRLDSPSVLPVGRFSAFPKVPRRARTLERDMRGVEEMFPSGQHQSVPAFHALLSEPEPAISHRMYGEDSNRDRSLPQQGKNWTFPNAKVSAGSAENFRSRAHELEEIPSEGDRDCDMSGYPHSSLCFPGSVSSRTPSTSEVGDEGTSEAKSRDNEQGQTGLENSESLSDSLYDSLSSCGSQG, via the exons gatCTTCGGGAAGAATGTATCAAACTGAAAAAAAGGGTGTTTGACCTTGAGCGTCAAAACAGAACGTTGAATGACCTCTTTCACCAGAAGTTGCAGCGCTCCTCGGGATCATCCCCGGAG TTGCACCCGTTGCAGGCTCTGTCTGACTCGCAGGGAGGTGACCTTGACAGGATATCAGTCTCTCTTCCGCTGGGACAATGTGGATTACAGAGAGAG GAAAAACAACGCTCTGGTCGGGCACAGTCATCATGCCGCTCTTTAGATGCCATGTCCCCATTCCTCAGGAAAAAGGCTCAAATCCTAGAAGTTCTTCGGAGGCTAGAGGCAACAGGATCCCAGAGCGGATCATCATGCACTACACCTCCAGTATTCCTTGGTGGGATCTCATCGGCTAGTGGAAATGGTTTTCGTGTAAGACCAGACCAAGGTGTGGACTATGTGAATGGTGAAGGCTTAACACCTTCAGAACATGGTGGAGATGAACCTTGGGCATCCTGTCTACTTTTGGCTCAGAGTGGTTGGGAGGAGTTGCTTAAGTGGAAGCCTATTCAACGGGAGCCACCAGCAGGTAGCCCTGGAGAGGGTGGAGGGGAACATCTTGGCTTGGCATCAGGAGAGGATGCACAGCAATCATTGCGGCAAGCTGAGGGAAGCTCATCCTCTTCAGATGATGATATAGGAGATCCACCTCCTCCAAGTGAAATTAGGCAACGATTGCCATTAACAGACCTAACAAAGGGTTTAGCGCCATGTATGTGCTCCCGTGGAGCAGTAGATAAAAAGGGCCCAATTGAGGGCTATTCAGATGGAACTGGCTTTTCTAGGAGTCACACTGGGCATCTTCATTCATTAACATGTTACAGTAGAAGCCTTCGTGATATGGTAGAAAGTCAGCATGTGCCAGTTACTCCACCAGCAGTTACAGAGAGAGCGGACTCCTTGTCATCTTCTCCAGGAAAGCAGTCCCTTTCCGAGAATGCTTCTGATgggccttcttcttcttcttgtcctccttctcctggaGCCTCTGTCAGTTTGCCAAGGGATGCAACAGTTTTTTCCAACAAAAATGCAGTCCAAGAACAACAGGAGGTTTGTCCGGAGCCCTTGTCGGTGGTTCCTAGTCCTCCTTGTTCTGACCCACAAGATGCACTTATCCCTTCCTCTGAGCCCCGGACACCTCATATTCCTTCTCCAGCCAAGTTTCTTAAGTTTTTGAAATTGCCAGGATCAGGGGATAAATTACAGAATCCAAACTCTCTGAGGCTTAGCCCTCAACTTACTCAAACCTCCAAAATTCCTTGTAGGAGCAATAATTATGAGGTTTTTCCCTCTCCACGCCTCGGTAGAAAAGCAGCTGAGGAAATATCTGGTTCTGAAACTGATAATCCACCTTCTCCCTCAGAACTTATTAATTCTGATGCCAATAGGCAAGGACAAACTGAAAGGTCAAACAATTTACTAAATAGGCCTGGAATACAGTGTTACGCCAAAAAGTCACATGATTATGAAAATGTTCCTGCTAAAAATTCAGTGCTTCCCACTCCAAACCAAAATGAGGATTCTGAACTGTCTCCCAAACTTGTTGGGGAAgtgtgctcctctcctcctggacCCTGTGTTCTTTCCCAAGTAGATTCTTCTGATGACCATAATGGTCAGATAAACACACCATTTATAAGAAAGCATATAACTTCTAGAAAAGCTCCAGAAGCTGCTGGGCATCTCCCATTTAAAGAAAGGATTGTAAAGATAAGGGGCTCCGACAACCAACAGACAGAGCTCACAGGAACAGATGAAAACAGGACTATACCAGATGGCCCTGATCTTCGGCCATCTATGAAAAGATCCTTGGGGGTGAGCAGTCTAAGGACTCCTGAGCCTGGATCTACTGAAAGTTACCCACCAAGGTATCATGGGCAAAAGTCTGATTCTGCACGGACTAGACAGCCTGTACCAGGCTCACCTCATGGCCCACGTAATACATCCCGTGCACCGCCTGTCCCAAGCAAGTCTCCACGTAGCCCTCATGGTAGCCCAACAAAGCTGCCTGCTAAGTCCCCAAGTAAGGCAACCGCAAAGCCTCTTGTATCTCGTCCCCTAAGTGAAGAGCTAAGACCAAGCCCCAGGCAACCCAATCTCCCGAATGATGAGAAACAGAGGATGCAGTCTACTGGTGCAGGCAAGAAAAGTAACACCTGCCCAGACTATTCATGTCCCCGTAGTCCAGGCACACAGGGAACCGAAAACCTTCCACTCAGTGCACTGCACTCTGCCATTGAAGAGAAAGTGATGAAGGGCATTAAAGAAAACATGTTAAGGTTGCAGGAACAACACCGTGCACCTGCCCCTGACCCTAAGCAGCGCAATTCCAGCGGTATTGCAAGCTGGTTTGGCTTAAAGAAAAGTAAACTACCTGCTCTTAGTCGTAGACCTGAGACCGCTCGTGTcaaagaggagaagagagagagaactGCAAGTGGCTCTCCACGGACTAGGGATGCAAAAGGTGAGAGCCTGAATATTTCCATGTTGATGGAAAAAGCTGAGGATCTCCGTAAAGCCCTTCAAGAGGAGCGAGCCTACATCAACGGTCTGTCTCTTGACAAGAATCGCACAGCTATGTCTGTTGATCAGACACGGGAAACTTCAAGACCCTTGACTGCTGACAACTTTATGCAACAGCTCTTGAATCG GGTGGATGGGAAGGACCCACCTGCAGATGGACGTCTGGAAGGGAAGACTCCACTGCGAGATTTTCCCAGGTTATCTCCAGAGAACAAGGAAGCCCGACCATTCCGTTCACCCCGAAACGGGATGGTGGCACATGTGCAGCGGTGTGAGCAGAAGAGTATGGATCAG AACAGAGAAGTTGTTCTGCCTCCGGATGAGAGGATTTCAGAATCTATTACTTCACAGCACTTTGCAG CTTGTGATTCACTCACTCGGACTCTGGACAGTGGTATTGGGACATTTCCTCCTCCGGATTACTGTGGAGGGACTCCTAACAAAAATACTCCAAAGTTAAAATCTAGGCTAGACTCTCCTTCTGTCCTTCCAGTGGGAAGGTTTTCTGCCTTCCCCAAGGTACCCCGAAGAGCTAGGACCCTGGAAAGGGACATGCGGGGAGTGGAAGAGATGTTCCCAAGTGGACAACACCAGAGTGTCCCAGCATTCCATGCACTACTTTCAGAACCAGAACCGGCCATAAGTCATAGGATGTATGGAGAAG atTCTAATAGAGATCGTAGTCTGCCCCAACAGGGAAAGAACTGGACCTTTCCAAATGCAAAGGTCAGCGCTGGCTCTGCAGAGAACTTTAGGAGCAGAGCACATgagctggaggag ATCCCATCTGAAGGTGATAGAGACTGTGACATGTCTGGGTACCCCCACTCTTCCCTCTGTTTTCCGGGCAGTGTGAGCAGTCGTACACCTAGCACTTCTGAAGTTGGTGATGAGGGTACAAGTGAAGCAAAATCTCGAGATAATGAACAGGGTCAGACTGGGCTGGAGAACTCTGAATCTCTTAGTGATTCTTTATATGACAGCCTCTCATCTTGTGGTAGCCAAGGCTGA